The following are encoded in a window of Peromyscus maniculatus bairdii isolate BWxNUB_F1_BW_parent chromosome X, HU_Pman_BW_mat_3.1, whole genome shotgun sequence genomic DNA:
- the LOC102917899 gene encoding putative MAGE domain-containing protein MAGEA13P, translating to MFHRQKHEQGLEAQEEKESQLREEVPVAKEVGTPEEVPAAEVSQETSSSSASIQATLPSKANEGSGAQAEGGQSTSKAYLYSKVLLNAKLRKKVTELVKFLSFKYITKEPVTEAEILKNVVKEYKNYYALIFKHACECMEVVFGIEVKEVDAPNHSYELLKILDLTYDGRMSNDEGIPKTGLLVLILGVIFMEGNRASEKKIWEVLNVVGVYPDQHDFICGNPRKFITEDLVSEKYLEYQLVPGSDPVCYEFLWGPRAHAETSKMKVLQFFSKVAGSSPTSFTALYKDALKDEEERARALLASVAIPTTPDNSGSGDKPSSFSHPE from the coding sequence ATGTTCCACAGGCAGAAGCATGAGCAAGGCCTTGAGGcccaagaagagaaggagagccAGCTCAGGGAGGAGGTTCCTGTAGCTAAGGAGGTGGGAACCCCAGAGGAGGTACCTGCTGCTGAGGTTTCCCAGGAAACCTCTTCATCCTCTGCTTCCATCCAAGCCACTCTGCCAAGCAAAGCAAATGAAGGTTCTGGCGCTCAAGCAGAGGGAGGTCAAAGCACCTCAAAGGCCTACCTATACTCCAAAGTCTTGCTCAACGCTAAGCTACGGAAGAAGGTGACAGAGTTGGTGAAGTTTCTGAGTTTCAAGTATATAACAAAGgagcctgtcacagaagcagaAATTCTGAAGAATGTTGTCAAAGAGTACAAGAATTACTATGCATTGATCTTCAAGCATGCCTGTGAATGCATGGAAGTGGTTTTTGGCATTGAAGTAAAGGAAGTGGATGCTCCCAACCACTCCTACGAGCTCCTTAAAATTCTTGACCTCACCTACGATGGGCGAATGAGCAATGACGAGGGCATACCCAAGACAGGCCTCCTGGTGCTTATTCTTGGTGTGATCTTCATGGAGGGCAACCGGGCCTCTGAGAAGAAGATCTGGGAGGTGCTGAATGTGGTTGGTGTgtatcctgaccagcatgatttcaTCTGCGGAAATCCCAGAAAGTTCATCACTGAAGATTTGGTTTCAGAGAAGTACCTGGAATACCAGCTGGTACCTGGCAGTGATCCTGTATGTTATGAGTTCCTCTGGGGCCCAAGGGCCCATGCTGAAACCAGCAAGATGAAAGTCCTGCAGTTTTTCTCCAAGGTTGCTGGGAGTAGCCCCACTTCCTTCACAGCTTTGTATAAGGATGCTCTGAAAGATGAAGAGGAGAGAGCCCGGGCTTTACTTGCCTCTGTAGCCATTCCAACTACCCCAGACAATTCAGGTTCTGGGGACAAGCCCAGCAGCTTCTCCCACCCTGAGTAA